One genomic window of Mogibacterium diversum includes the following:
- the gcvT gene encoding glycine cleavage system aminomethyltransferase GcvT, whose translation MDKKTPLYDTHVKYGGKIVPFGGFLLPIQYESGIKQEHMAVRTACGLFDVSHMGEIVVSGPKSVEYLNYVLTNDFTDLKVGQARYSPMCNEHGGTVDDLIVYKRGEDDYFVVVNAANIEKDFAWMVDHKIDGVEITNVSEDWGQLALQGPKADAILAKVADPSLIPAGYYTANFDGSIKGIPCVLSRTGYTGEDGFEIYMPADKAADVWEILIEAGKEEGLIPCGLGARDTLRMEAAMPLYGHDMNDDISPKIAGLGFAIKMDKPDFIGKAAIEAATPLKERRVGIKVTGRGIIREECDVYRDGEKIGYITSGTFLPYLNGSYGMAIVDSAKREIGAAVQVDVRGRKIDAEMVKLPFYKREQ comes from the coding sequence ATGGATAAGAAAACACCACTATATGATACCCATGTTAAATACGGTGGTAAAATCGTACCATTTGGCGGATTTTTACTCCCGATTCAGTATGAGTCAGGTATCAAACAAGAACACATGGCAGTTCGTACAGCGTGTGGTCTATTCGATGTATCCCACATGGGAGAAATCGTCGTAAGCGGACCTAAGTCTGTTGAATATCTTAACTACGTACTAACTAATGATTTCACCGACCTCAAAGTTGGTCAGGCAAGATACAGCCCAATGTGCAACGAGCACGGCGGAACTGTAGATGACCTAATCGTGTACAAGCGTGGCGAGGACGACTATTTCGTTGTTGTTAACGCAGCAAATATAGAGAAGGATTTCGCTTGGATGGTTGATCATAAGATTGATGGCGTTGAGATCACAAACGTTTCCGAGGACTGGGGTCAGCTCGCTCTTCAGGGACCTAAGGCAGATGCTATTCTCGCTAAGGTTGCTGATCCTTCGCTCATCCCTGCTGGTTACTACACAGCTAATTTCGATGGCTCGATAAAAGGAATTCCTTGCGTTCTTTCCAGAACCGGCTATACAGGCGAAGATGGATTTGAGATATATATGCCAGCTGATAAGGCTGCAGATGTATGGGAAATCCTAATTGAAGCTGGCAAAGAAGAAGGTCTGATTCCTTGTGGACTCGGAGCTCGTGATACGCTTCGTATGGAAGCTGCAATGCCACTATACGGACACGATATGAACGATGACATTTCACCTAAGATCGCAGGTCTTGGATTTGCAATCAAGATGGACAAGCCTGATTTCATCGGCAAGGCTGCAATCGAAGCTGCAACTCCGCTCAAAGAGAGAAGAGTTGGAATCAAGGTTACTGGTCGCGGAATCATCAGAGAAGAGTGTGACGTTTACAGAGATGGCGAGAAGATCGGATATATCACTTCTGGAACATTCCTACCATATCTGAACGGATCTTACGGGATGGCTATCGTTGACTCTGCAAAGCGTGAAATCGGTGCAGCTGTTCAGGTAGATGTTCGTGGTCGCAAGATTGATGCAGAGATGGTAAAGCTTCCTTTCTATAAGAGAGAGCAGTAA
- the gcvH gene encoding glycine cleavage system protein GcvH — translation MADLKYSKSHEWIAEEDGLCVIGISDYAQHSLGDIVFINLPEVDDEVTVGDAFGDIESVKAVSDVLSPVTGIVAEINESLFDAPETINEDPYGSWLIKVKDVAETEELLTSDEYDAFVESEEA, via the coding sequence ATGGCAGATTTAAAGTATTCAAAGTCGCATGAGTGGATCGCTGAAGAAGACGGTCTATGCGTTATCGGTATTTCTGACTATGCTCAGCATAGCCTTGGTGACATCGTATTCATCAACCTCCCTGAGGTTGACGATGAAGTAACAGTTGGTGATGCATTTGGTGACATCGAGTCTGTAAAGGCTGTATCCGATGTGCTATCCCCTGTTACAGGAATCGTTGCTGAGATCAACGAGAGCCTATTTGATGCACCTGAGACAATCAACGAGGACCCATACGGTTCTTGGCTGATCAAGGTTAAGGACGTAGCTGAGACAGAGGAGCTTCTAACCTCAGACGAATACGACGCATTTGTAGAGTCGGAAGAAGCATAA
- the gcvPA gene encoding aminomethyl-transferring glycine dehydrogenase subunit GcvPA, with protein sequence MGTFIPNTKEEQLQMLNDIGYKDWDDLFKDIPAAARIKGELNIPAGKSELETAQIMEKMANRNVVYDSIFRGAGAYNHYIPAAVNAVVSKEEFITAYTPYQAEISQGILQSIFEYQTMICELTGMDVSNASLYDGASAAAEACAMTKDRKRSTIYVSETVDARVLEVIRTYSFGRDTEVKVVPACECGGVTDVEALKAALTEDKSAACFLMQYPNYYGVVEDADEIAEIVHEAGAQLIMSVNPIALGVLKTPGEIGADIVCGEGQPLGLGLAYGGPYLGILATTAKNTRKIVGRLVGETVDSRGERGFVLTLQAREQHIRREKASSNVCSNQALCALKAGVYMTAVGPAGIKQVATLCSSKAHYLAEGLVSAGLSLKFDKPFFHEFVTVCADSDAILKALADKGILGGLKLSDTEILWCATELNTKEQMDEVIEIVKGVSK encoded by the coding sequence TTGGGTACATTTATTCCTAACACTAAAGAAGAACAGCTCCAGATGTTAAACGATATCGGCTACAAAGATTGGGATGATCTATTTAAGGACATCCCCGCTGCAGCTAGAATCAAGGGTGAGCTCAACATTCCAGCTGGAAAATCAGAGCTGGAAACTGCTCAAATTATGGAGAAAATGGCAAACCGCAACGTGGTATATGATTCAATTTTCCGCGGTGCTGGTGCTTACAATCACTACATCCCGGCTGCAGTTAATGCAGTAGTAAGCAAAGAGGAGTTCATCACTGCTTATACCCCTTATCAGGCTGAGATTAGTCAGGGTATACTTCAGTCGATTTTCGAGTATCAGACCATGATATGTGAACTTACTGGCATGGATGTGTCGAATGCTTCGCTTTATGACGGTGCTTCGGCAGCTGCAGAAGCATGCGCTATGACAAAGGACCGTAAGCGTAGCACAATCTACGTATCGGAAACTGTAGATGCTAGAGTTCTTGAAGTAATAAGGACATACTCTTTTGGAAGAGACACTGAGGTAAAGGTTGTTCCAGCATGCGAGTGCGGCGGCGTTACTGATGTAGAAGCGCTTAAGGCTGCTCTTACAGAGGACAAGTCAGCTGCTTGCTTCCTGATGCAGTATCCTAACTACTATGGTGTCGTCGAAGACGCTGACGAAATTGCTGAAATAGTTCACGAAGCTGGTGCACAGCTTATCATGAGCGTTAATCCAATAGCACTCGGAGTCCTGAAGACTCCTGGTGAGATTGGTGCAGACATCGTTTGCGGAGAGGGTCAGCCACTCGGACTTGGCCTCGCATATGGTGGCCCTTACCTAGGAATACTGGCAACGACTGCTAAGAACACTCGTAAGATTGTAGGCAGACTTGTCGGCGAGACAGTTGACTCCCGCGGCGAGCGTGGATTCGTACTAACTCTACAGGCTAGAGAACAGCATATCCGTAGAGAAAAGGCTAGCAGCAACGTTTGCTCCAACCAGGCGCTCTGTGCTCTGAAGGCTGGCGTATACATGACAGCTGTTGGTCCTGCTGGAATCAAGCAAGTTGCAACGCTTTGCTCATCAAAGGCACACTATCTAGCTGAAGGACTTGTAAGCGCAGGACTTTCGCTAAAATTTGACAAGCCATTCTTCCATGAGTTCGTAACGGTTTGCGCTGATTCAGATGCTATCCTTAAGGCACTTGCCGACAAGGGCATCCTCGGCGGACTTAAGCTAAGCGACACAGAGATTCTCTGGTGCGCTACAGAGCTCAATACTAAGGAACAGATGGATGAAGTAATAGAAATCGTTAAGGGGGTGAGCAAGTAA
- the gcvPB gene encoding aminomethyl-transferring glycine dehydrogenase subunit GcvPB, protein MKLIFERSIPGRGQDLFPACDVPVTLPEVPMRASAPNLPEVPENEMGRHYTALAKEAHGVNDGFYPLGSCTMKHNPKIDDAIASLRGFTNIHPLQPAETVEGCTEAIDTLESYLCEITGMDHVTFQPAAGSQGEFTGLLLIKAYLRDKGLGHKNEILIPDAAHGTNPASAAMAGFKVVVVKSNEHGSIDMDDFKSKINENTAGLMLTNPNTVGIFDENIFEITELVHEAGGLCYYDGANLNAVIGLVRPGDIGFDVIHLNLHKTFSTPHGGGGPGSGPCGCKDFLGKYLPGLTVKDGKYVRAEKSIGSVTGFYGNFLVSLRALVYLTYIGGDGVPELAHNAVLNANYMMEKLKDLYPMAYDCTCMHEFVMSLEKFHKENNVSALDVAKALLDFGIHPPTMYFPLIVSEALMVEPTETESRETLDDAIAAFRKIYDSIISSPASVSASPVTTPMRRLDEVKAAREPVLKYEFS, encoded by the coding sequence ATGAAACTTATATTTGAAAGAAGTATCCCTGGCAGAGGTCAGGATTTATTCCCTGCTTGCGACGTTCCTGTAACGCTACCTGAAGTTCCGATGAGAGCTAGTGCCCCTAACCTTCCAGAAGTTCCTGAGAACGAAATGGGTCGTCACTACACAGCTCTTGCTAAGGAAGCTCACGGTGTTAACGACGGATTCTATCCACTAGGTTCTTGCACTATGAAGCATAACCCTAAGATTGATGATGCAATTGCATCGCTCAGAGGATTCACTAACATCCACCCTCTTCAGCCAGCTGAAACAGTAGAAGGCTGCACAGAGGCGATAGACACACTAGAGTCCTATTTATGCGAAATCACAGGTATGGATCATGTAACATTCCAACCAGCAGCTGGCTCACAAGGAGAGTTCACAGGACTTCTTCTCATAAAGGCTTATCTACGTGACAAGGGCCTCGGACATAAGAACGAGATTCTAATCCCGGACGCTGCTCACGGAACAAACCCTGCAAGTGCTGCAATGGCAGGCTTTAAGGTTGTAGTTGTTAAGTCTAACGAGCACGGAAGCATAGATATGGACGACTTCAAGTCTAAGATTAACGAGAATACAGCTGGTCTCATGCTCACAAACCCTAACACGGTTGGTATCTTTGACGAAAACATCTTCGAGATTACAGAGCTTGTTCATGAGGCTGGTGGTCTCTGCTACTACGATGGAGCTAACCTAAATGCTGTAATTGGACTAGTAAGACCTGGAGATATAGGTTTCGATGTAATCCACCTCAACCTACATAAGACATTCTCAACACCTCACGGTGGAGGCGGTCCAGGAAGCGGTCCTTGCGGATGCAAAGATTTCCTCGGAAAATACCTACCTGGTCTAACTGTTAAGGATGGCAAGTACGTTCGTGCAGAGAAGAGCATCGGTAGCGTTACTGGATTCTACGGTAACTTCCTCGTTAGCTTAAGAGCTCTCGTATACCTCACATACATCGGCGGTGACGGAGTTCCTGAACTCGCTCACAACGCTGTTCTAAATGCTAACTACATGATGGAGAAGCTAAAGGATCTCTACCCAATGGCTTACGATTGCACTTGCATGCACGAGTTCGTAATGAGCCTCGAGAAATTCCACAAAGAGAACAATGTCTCCGCACTTGACGTTGCGAAGGCACTTCTCGACTTTGGAATTCACCCACCTACGATGTACTTCCCACTCATCGTAAGCGAAGCTCTCATGGTTGAACCTACTGAGACTGAGTCGCGTGAGACTCTCGATGATGCAATCGCTGCATTTAGAAAGATTTATGACTCGATTATCAGTTCACCTGCCTCTGTTTCTGCTTCGCCTGTTACTACTCCAATGCGCAGATTGGACGAAGTTAAGGCAGCGAGAGAGCCAGTTCTAAAATACGAGTTTTCATAA
- a CDS encoding lipoate--protein ligase produces MKLRYTETDCTNPFINLATEEYMTFRAAEGEVTMYLWQNANTVVIGKNQNPWRECRVESMREGDCKLARRISGGEAVYHDLGNLNFTFIAREDEYDIPKQTEVILEAVRLLGINAEKTGRNDLTIDGMKFSGHAYYQSNGYCYHHGTIMFNVDPTPLGEYLNVSASKLKSKGVKSVRSRITNLINHKPDVTLEELKKALYDAFAKVYGGEVERFDIPTAESDPELKALIDKYSSEEWRFGRKIPFTTSISERLDWGGVDVELQVEGGVIKDCGIFSDSLETEVFGVLKEKLIGCKYSKSAMATLVESALPYAPNSKEYQICCDIINLIAEGIM; encoded by the coding sequence ATGAAATTAAGATATACCGAAACTGATTGTACCAATCCGTTTATCAACCTCGCTACTGAGGAATATATGACTTTCCGCGCAGCTGAAGGCGAAGTTACTATGTACCTATGGCAAAACGCTAACACTGTAGTAATCGGCAAGAACCAGAACCCTTGGCGTGAATGCAGAGTTGAGTCCATGAGAGAAGGAGACTGCAAGCTAGCTAGAAGAATCTCTGGCGGCGAAGCTGTGTATCACGACCTTGGAAACCTCAATTTTACATTCATTGCAAGAGAAGATGAATACGATATCCCTAAGCAGACAGAGGTAATCCTCGAAGCTGTTCGTTTGCTAGGTATAAATGCTGAAAAAACTGGAAGAAATGACCTCACTATCGATGGCATGAAGTTCTCCGGCCACGCATACTACCAGAGCAATGGCTACTGCTACCACCATGGAACGATTATGTTCAATGTAGATCCAACTCCACTTGGAGAGTATCTCAACGTTTCCGCTTCTAAGCTAAAATCAAAAGGTGTAAAGTCAGTTCGTTCAAGAATCACTAATCTCATCAACCACAAGCCTGACGTTACACTTGAGGAGCTCAAGAAAGCACTCTATGATGCATTTGCAAAGGTTTACGGAGGAGAGGTTGAACGCTTCGACATCCCTACTGCTGAGTCTGATCCTGAGCTTAAAGCTCTAATCGACAAGTACTCGTCTGAGGAATGGCGATTCGGCCGCAAGATACCATTCACAACTTCGATCTCCGAGAGACTTGATTGGGGTGGTGTAGATGTCGAGCTGCAGGTTGAAGGTGGCGTGATTAAGGACTGCGGAATCTTCTCTGATTCGCTCGAGACTGAGGTCTTTGGAGTTCTAAAGGAAAAGCTAATAGGCTGCAAATACAGCAAGTCCGCAATGGCTACACTCGTTGAAAGTGCTCTGCCATATGCACCTAACAGCAAGGAATATCAGATTTGCTGTGACATCATTAATCTGATTGCTGAAGGCATTATGTAG
- the lpdA gene encoding dihydrolipoyl dehydrogenase, translating to MAEFNYDLVVIGAGPGGYEAAFDAVKYGMKVAVIEKDRVGGTCLNRGCVPTKTIMRSSELAKEAREGAKIGVNAADVKVDLDAVRARKDEVLDTLREGIETGLAKAKIDLLHGLALVKDEHTVSYTDREGESHEVTGKFILIATGGNPFIPPIPGAELEGVMDSTELLEQGGTPFDDFVIIGGGVIGVEFATVYNGFGSHVTVVEALDRLIPTVDKELARSLKMSLQKDGIDVLTKCPVVRIEQADGRLAVVYTEKDEEKSIPADAVLMAVGRRSDVPSLLSEQLQHLAGERGRLAVNEHYQAASPSIYGIGDAIGGIELAHTATAEGRNAVAHMNGQEPPIRMETVPTCIYSVPEIASVGISADEAKEQGIEIITKKYAMGANGKTVLEDLGRGTIKLIADADSHILLGAQLMCGRATDLVGELALAISNKLTLEDVASTIHPHPTFVEAIAEAAR from the coding sequence ATGGCTGAATTTAATTATGATCTAGTTGTTATTGGTGCTGGCCCTGGTGGCTATGAGGCTGCTTTTGACGCTGTTAAGTACGGCATGAAGGTTGCTGTAATTGAGAAAGATAGAGTTGGTGGCACCTGCCTCAACAGAGGCTGTGTGCCTACAAAAACTATCATGCGCTCGTCCGAGCTCGCTAAGGAAGCTAGAGAGGGTGCTAAAATCGGCGTTAATGCTGCTGATGTTAAGGTTGACCTCGACGCTGTTAGAGCTCGTAAGGACGAGGTGCTTGATACCCTACGCGAGGGCATTGAAACCGGCCTTGCAAAGGCTAAGATTGATCTACTACATGGCCTCGCGCTAGTCAAAGATGAGCACACTGTATCGTACACTGATAGAGAGGGCGAATCGCATGAGGTAACTGGTAAGTTTATCCTGATCGCAACTGGTGGCAATCCGTTTATTCCGCCTATTCCGGGCGCCGAGCTCGAGGGCGTTATGGACTCGACCGAGCTCCTCGAGCAGGGCGGTACGCCCTTCGATGATTTCGTAATCATCGGCGGCGGCGTTATTGGGGTTGAGTTTGCTACTGTATATAATGGTTTTGGCTCACACGTAACTGTTGTTGAGGCTCTAGACCGTCTCATTCCTACTGTTGATAAGGAACTGGCCCGCAGTCTGAAGATGAGCCTGCAGAAAGATGGCATCGATGTTCTAACTAAGTGCCCTGTTGTAAGGATTGAGCAGGCGGACGGAAGACTTGCGGTTGTTTACACTGAAAAGGATGAGGAGAAATCAATCCCTGCAGATGCTGTTCTCATGGCTGTTGGCAGAAGATCTGATGTTCCTAGTCTGTTATCTGAACAGCTCCAGCATCTTGCAGGAGAGCGCGGCCGTCTCGCCGTTAATGAGCACTACCAGGCGGCGAGTCCGAGCATCTATGGCATCGGTGACGCAATCGGCGGCATCGAGCTAGCTCATACAGCAACTGCCGAAGGCAGAAATGCAGTTGCCCACATGAACGGACAGGAGCCACCAATTCGCATGGAGACCGTTCCAACCTGCATCTACTCGGTGCCTGAGATTGCGTCCGTCGGCATCTCCGCGGACGAGGCCAAGGAGCAGGGTATTGAAATCATCACTAAGAAGTACGCTATGGGAGCAAATGGCAAGACAGTCCTCGAAGACCTCGGCCGCGGCACCATCAAGCTGATTGCCGACGCAGACAGCCATATACTGCTCGGCGCACAACTCATGTGCGGCCGCGCTACCGACCTCGTAGGCGAATTGGCGCTAGCTATTTCAAATAAGCTGACACTCGAAGATGTAGCTTCCACAATCCATCCACACCCAACATTTGTGGAAGCGATTGCAGAAGCGGCTAGATAG
- a CDS encoding glutathione peroxidase, giving the protein MAQIYDFKLARPDGSELNLADNKGKVMLIVNTATGCGFTPQYEPLEALYKELHESGLEIIDIPCNQFGGQAPGSDDEIHEFCTLNYNTTFPQLKKSDVNGENELPLYTFLKSQKGFEGFGDFPDREKFEEFVAMGNPDFRNNANIKWNFTKFVVDREGNVVARFEPTADMGEVAAFVKSLI; this is encoded by the coding sequence ATGGCACAGATTTATGATTTTAAGCTAGCTAGACCTGATGGAAGTGAGCTAAACCTAGCTGATAACAAGGGCAAGGTAATGCTCATCGTTAACACTGCAACTGGATGTGGATTCACACCTCAGTACGAGCCACTAGAGGCACTTTACAAGGAGCTACACGAGTCCGGACTAGAGATTATCGATATCCCTTGCAACCAGTTCGGTGGACAGGCACCTGGATCAGATGATGAGATCCATGAGTTCTGCACACTCAATTACAACACTACATTCCCACAGCTTAAGAAGTCAGATGTAAACGGCGAGAATGAGCTTCCGCTTTACACATTCCTCAAGAGCCAGAAGGGCTTTGAGGGCTTCGGAGACTTCCCAGACAGAGAGAAGTTTGAAGAGTTTGTTGCAATGGGCAATCCTGATTTCAGAAACAATGCTAACATCAAGTGGAACTTCACTAAGTTCGTTGTAGATAGAGAAGGAAACGTAGTTGCTAGATTCGAGCCAACAGCTGATATGGGTGAGGTTGCTGCCTTCGTAAAGAGCCTTATCTAA